A window of Coturnix japonica isolate 7356 chromosome 2, Coturnix japonica 2.1, whole genome shotgun sequence contains these coding sequences:
- the UBE2W gene encoding ubiquitin-conjugating enzyme E2 W isoform X3, which translates to MASMQKRLQKELLALQNDPPPGMTLNEKSVQNSITQWIVDMEGAPGTLYEGEKFQLLFKFSSRYPFDSPQVMFTGDNIPVHPHVYSNGHICLSILTEDWSPALSVQSVCLSIISMLSSCKEKRRPPDNSFYVRTCNKNPKKTKWWYHDDTC; encoded by the exons aaaagatTACAAAAAGAACTATTGGCATTGCAAAATGATCCACCTCCAGGAATGACTCTAAATGAGAAGAGCGTGCAAAACTCAATTACACA GTGGATTGTAGACATGGAAGGTGCTCCAGGAACGCTATATGAAGGGGAGAAATTTCAGCTTCTATTTAAGTTCAGTAGCCGATATCCTTTTGATTCGCCTCAG gtcATGTTTACTGGTGACAATATTCCTGTTCATCCACATGTTTATAGCAATGGTCATATCTGTTTGTCCATTCTAACAGAAGACTGgtctccagctctctcagtgcAATCTGTTTGTCTTAGCATTATTAGCATGCTTTccagctgcaaagaaaag aggCGACCTCCGGATAACTCATTTTATGTAAGAACATGTAACAAGaatccaaagaaaacaaaatggtgGTATCATG atgacaCATGTTGA